Proteins from a genomic interval of Lycium ferocissimum isolate CSIRO_LF1 chromosome 2, AGI_CSIRO_Lferr_CH_V1, whole genome shotgun sequence:
- the LOC132047462 gene encoding 1-aminocyclopropane-1-carboxylate oxidase homolog 12-like, which produces MEKCKEFFDLPYEDKLKFHTGSDASLPLPHGYRKHKADKNEYFFMCPAGTTANTFQLLEGILNDCLGLPPNFLKDYNNDRWMDLLLSYRYFPATKIEDNGATSHQDPTVLALIFQDDTGVLKGLKDGGWIPMAPIEGALVFHICDVLQVLTNDKFVSPFHQVVRPKGKSRYVLVFFYNLNGEKWVEPLPQFTKELGELPKYRRFQYKDYFGMRVKKKLNPPAKHEDKTTLITFASAT; this is translated from the exons ATGGAGAAGTGCAAAGAATTCTTTGATCTCCCATATGAGGATAAACTCAAATTTCACACTGGATCAGATGCTTCACTTCCTCTTCCTCATGGATACCGCAAGCACAAAGCTGATAAGAATGAATATTTCTTTATGTGTCCAGCTGGAACCACTGCCAAT ACATTCCAACTCTTGGAGGGCATTCTAAACGATTGCCTAGGTCTCCCACCCAACTTCCTCAAAGATTACAACAACGACAGATGGATGGATCTTTTGTTGAGCTATCGTTATTTCCCAGCAACTAAAATTGAAGATAACggtgctacctcccaccaggACCCCACTGTTTTGGCTCTCATATTTCAGGATGATACTGGGGTCCTCAAAGGACTCAAGGATGGGGGATGGATACCTATGGCTCCAATTGAGGGTGCCTTGGTCTTTCACATATGCGACGTTCTTCAG GTGCTAACGAACGACAAATTTGTCAGCCCCTTCCACCAAGTGGTGAGGCCCAAGGGAAAGAGCCGTTATGTTTTAGTATTTTTCTACAATTTGAATGGAGAAAAATGGGTAGAACCATTGCCACAATTTACTAAAGAACTCGGGGAGCTTCCAAAGTACAGGAGATTCCAATATAAAGACTACTTTGGTATGAGAGTAAAAAAGAAGTTAAACCCTCCAGCCAAGCACGAAGACAAAACAACATTGATCACCTTTGCCTCTGCAACCTAG
- the LOC132034253 gene encoding NAP1-related protein 2-like isoform X1, producing MGADKGKKQKLDEENNNIDGDLVISIEKLQEIQDELEKINEEASDKVLEVEQKYNVIRKPVYDKRNDIIKAIPDFWLTAFLSHPVLGELLTEEDQKIFKSLSSIEVEESKDVKSGYSITFNFNANPYFENTKLSKTYTFLEDGPTKISATTIKWKEGMGIPNGVAHEKNGNKRSHAEESFFTWFSEVNQKDEDEDEALEIQDEVAEIIKDDLWPNPLTYFNNEPDEEDFDADEGKDSEGSEDDEEQDEDDEDGDEE from the exons ATGGGTGCAGACAAAGGGAAGAAGCAAAAACTTGatgaagaaaacaacaacattGATGGTGACCTTGTTATTTCCATTGAGAAATTGCAAGAAATACAAGACGAGCTTGAGAAG ATCAATGAAGAAGCAAGTGATAAAGTATTGGAAGTGGAACAGAAGTACAATGTGATCCGCAAGCCTGTCTATGATAAGCGAAACGACATCATTAAAGCTATTCCGGACTTCTGGTTGACTGCT TTTTTGAGTCATCCTGTCCTAGGTGAACTTCTAACTGAAGAAGACCAAAAG ATCTTCAAGTCTCTAAGTTCTATTGAAGTGGAAGAATCTAAAGATGTGAAGTCGGGCTACTCGATCACCTTT AACTTCAATGCAAAtccttattttgaaaatacaAAGCTCTCAAAGACCTATACCTTCCTTGAAGATGGACCCACAAAGATTTCTGCTACAACAATAAAATGGAAAGAAGGCATG GGCATTCCTAATGGAGTTGCTCACGAGAAGAATGGAAACAAGCGATCTCATGCTGAGGAAAG CTTCTTTACATGGTTCAGTGAAGTCAACCAAAAAGATGAGGATGAGGATGAGGCTCTAGAGATTCAGGATGAG GTTGCGGAGATAATTAAGGACGACTTGTGGCCGAACCCGCTCACTTATTTTAACAAT GAGCCTGATGAAGAAGATTTTGATGCTGACGAG GGTAAGGACAGTGAAGGCTCTGAAGACGATGAGGAACAAGATGAGGATGACGAAGATGGTGACGAAGAGTGA
- the LOC132034253 gene encoding NAP1-related protein 2-like isoform X2: MGADKGKKQKLDEENNNIDGDLVISIEKLQEIQDELEKINEEASDKVLEVEQKYNVIRKPVYDKRNDIIKAIPDFWLTAFLSHPVLGELLTEEDQKIFKSLSSIEVEESKDVKSGYSITFNFNANPYFENTKLSKTYTFLEDGPTKISATTIKWKEGMGIPNGVAHEKNGNKRSHAEESFFTWFSEVNQKDEDEDEALEIQDEVAEIIKDDLWPNPLTYFNNGKDSEGSEDDEEQDEDDEDGDEE; the protein is encoded by the exons ATGGGTGCAGACAAAGGGAAGAAGCAAAAACTTGatgaagaaaacaacaacattGATGGTGACCTTGTTATTTCCATTGAGAAATTGCAAGAAATACAAGACGAGCTTGAGAAG ATCAATGAAGAAGCAAGTGATAAAGTATTGGAAGTGGAACAGAAGTACAATGTGATCCGCAAGCCTGTCTATGATAAGCGAAACGACATCATTAAAGCTATTCCGGACTTCTGGTTGACTGCT TTTTTGAGTCATCCTGTCCTAGGTGAACTTCTAACTGAAGAAGACCAAAAG ATCTTCAAGTCTCTAAGTTCTATTGAAGTGGAAGAATCTAAAGATGTGAAGTCGGGCTACTCGATCACCTTT AACTTCAATGCAAAtccttattttgaaaatacaAAGCTCTCAAAGACCTATACCTTCCTTGAAGATGGACCCACAAAGATTTCTGCTACAACAATAAAATGGAAAGAAGGCATG GGCATTCCTAATGGAGTTGCTCACGAGAAGAATGGAAACAAGCGATCTCATGCTGAGGAAAG CTTCTTTACATGGTTCAGTGAAGTCAACCAAAAAGATGAGGATGAGGATGAGGCTCTAGAGATTCAGGATGAG GTTGCGGAGATAATTAAGGACGACTTGTGGCCGAACCCGCTCACTTATTTTAACAAT GGTAAGGACAGTGAAGGCTCTGAAGACGATGAGGAACAAGATGAGGATGACGAAGATGGTGACGAAGAGTGA